A single window of Canis lupus familiaris isolate Mischka breed German Shepherd chromosome 7, alternate assembly UU_Cfam_GSD_1.0, whole genome shotgun sequence DNA harbors:
- the SCYL3 gene encoding protein-associating with the carboxyl-terminal domain of ezrin isoform X4, whose amino-acid sequence MLSSAEVCAGIYDILLALTFLHDRGHLTHNNVCLSSVFVSEDGHWKLGGMETVCKVLQATPEFLRSIQSVRDPASIPPEEMSPEFTTLPESHGHARDAYAFGTLVESLLTILSEQVSADVLSSFQQTLHSTLLNPIPNRRPALCTLLSHDFFRNDFLEVVNFLKSLTLKSEEEKTEFFKFLLDRVSCLSEELIASRLVPLLLNQLVFAEPVAVKSFLPHLLGPKKDSARGQTPCLLSPALFQSRVIPVLLQLFEVHEEHVRMVLLSHLEAYVEHFTQEQLKKVILPQVLLGLRDTSDSIVAITLHSLAVLVSLLGPEVVVGGERTKIFKRTAPGFTKTVNLSPEDSPPHVFCSQQSQTAPILENPSSGMFPKCFFSGSMPISKKQIQRDCYNTLLQTGDKFPQPIKFPMNGVSDVKNNSGDGENFPPDSKKSEEWPDWSEPEEPENKTVSIQSCPTEAYKTSTSPLTNLNMEEAVAWDDYEPSSTDTEISARDGVPAVRPGTSGEQEAIPTLLSLTEESRPLKSSPPQKTNHAQSRDNPDQTKPPNMSSQERRLKAPSELGLGEEFTIQVKKKPVQDPELDWFADMIPEIKPSAAILILPELRTEMMVSNKDDVSTVMQFSSKFAAAEITEGESEGWGDEGELNWEDNNW is encoded by the exons TTTCTGAGGAGTATTCAGTCAGTAAGAGACCCAGCATCTATCCCTCCTGAAGAGATG TCTCCAGAATTCACCACTCTGCCAGAGTCACATGGACATGCCCGTGATGCCTATGCGTTTGGGACATTGGTGGAAAGTTTGCTAACAATCTTAAGTGAACAGG TTTCAGCGGATGTTCTCTCCAGCTTCCAACAGACCTTGCACTCAACCCTGCTGAATCCTATTCCAAACCGTCGGCCAGCGCTCTGCACCTTACTGTCCCATGACTTCTTCAG GAATGATTTTCTAGAAGTTGTGAATTTCTTGAAAAGTTTAACATTGAAGAGTGAAGAGGAGAAAACTGAATTCTTCAA ATTCCTGCTGGACAGAGTCAGCTGCTTGTCAGAGGAGTTAATAGCCTCACGGTTGGTGCCTCTTCTGCTTAATCAGTTGGTGTTTGCAGAGCCAGTAGCTGTGAAGAGTTTTCTTCCTCACTTGCTCGGCCCCaaaaaag ACAGTGCACGGGGACAGACCCCCTGTCTACTGTCACCGGCCCTGTTCCAGTCACGGGTCATCCCGGTGCTGCTGCAGCTGTTTGAGGTTCACGAGGAACATGTGCGGATGGTGCTCCTGTCCCACCTGGAGGCCTACGTGGAGCACTTCACTCAGGAGCAGCTGAAGAAAGTCATCTTGCCACAG GTGTTACTGGGCTTGCGTGATACCAGCGATTCCATTGTGGCAATTACTCTTCACAGCCTAGCAGTACTGGTGTCTTTACTTGGACCAGAGGTGGTTGTGGGAGGAGAAAGAACCAAGATCTTCAAACGCACTGCCCCAGGTTTTACTAAAACGGTCAACCTTTCCCCAGAAG aTTCTCCCCCGCACGTCTTCTGTAGCCAGCAGAGTCAGACGGCGCCAATCTTGGAGAACCCCTCCTCTGGCATGTTCcctaaatgtttcttttctggCAGCATGCCCATCAGCAAGAAGCAGATACAGCGAGATTGCTACAATACTCTTTTACAGACAG GTGATAAATTTCCTCAACCTATTAAGTTTCCCATGAATGGAGTCTCAGATGTGAAAAATAACTCTGGAGATGGTGAGAACTTCCCACCAGATTCTAAAAAGTCTGAGGAGTGGCCTGATTGGAGTGAGCCTGAGGAGCCTGAAAACAAAACTGTCAGCATCCAGAGCTGTCCCACAGAAGCCTACAAGACCTCCACATCCCCGCTCACTAACTTGAACATGGAGGAGGCGGTGGCTTGGGACGACTATGAACCCAGCAGCACAGATACTGAAATAAGTGCGAGAGATGGAGTCCCAGCTGTTAGACCGGGCACCTCAGGGGAGCAGGAGGCCATTCCTACTTTGCTTTCACTCACTGAAGAGTCCAGGCCTTTAAAATCAAGTCCACCCCAAAAGACTAATCATGCACAAAGCAGGGACAACCCAGACCAAACCAAGCCACCGAACATGTCATCACAAGAAAGGCGCCTTAAGGCTCCATCAGAACTTGGTTTAGGAGAGGAATTTACCATCCAAGTAAAAAAGAAGCCAGTACAAGATCCAGAGTTGGACTGGTTTGCTGATATGATTCCAGAAATTAAACCTTCAGCTGCTATTCTTATTTTGCCTGAACTGAGGACAGAAATGATGGTTTCCAACAAGGATGACGTCTCAACAGTGATGCAGTTCTCCTCAAAATTTGCTGCAGCAGAGATTACTGAG GGAGAGTCTGAAGGCTGGGGAGATGAAGGGGAGCTGAACTGGGAAGATAATAACTGGTGA